GCCGCCTCACATAAATCACATCCCACGCACTTTTCTGTTCCATCATCGTAGCGCAGTAACGCCAACATACCGCGATAGTTGGACGGCAACTGTTTCTTCTCATGCGGGTATTGTAAGGTGATCGGCTTATAATGAAGGAAATGGGATAAGGTCGCCTTCATCCCTAACGCAATCTCATAGAATAGAAGCGTTTTGGCCCATTCCTTGAGTTTCATACCATTCAACCTTCTTAGCTCCCAGGAAAGAGAAATGCAATAATCGACGTCACCACAATATTAGCCAACGCGATGGGAAGGAGGACCTTCCACCCGAATCGCATGAGCTGGTCATATCGTAATCGCGGTAATGTGGCACGTAACCAAAAGAATAAAAAGAGGAAAAACGCCACTTTGAGGACAAACCACATGATGCCCTCAATCCAGAGGAGATGGCCCACCCCGATGTACTCCATAAGAGTGCCTGGATAGGGAGGATGCCAACCACCAAAAAACAAGACAGTGGCCACGCAAGACACCAAAATCATATTGCCGTATTCGGCCAGAAAGAAGAAGGCGAATCGCATGCCGCTATATTCCGTAAAGAATCCGGCCACCAACTCACTTTCCGCTTCCGGCAAATCAAATGGGGTTCGATTCGTTTCCGCTACTGCAGAAATAATAAACACGACGAACGCCACAGCTTGAGGGAACCCCCCTCCTCCGAAAAAGTACCAGTTCCAAAATCCTCCTGCCTGCGCATTGGTAATCGCCACGAGACTCAAGGAGCTTGAAAGGAGCAACACGCCGACAATTGACAGCCCC
The Nitrospiraceae bacterium DNA segment above includes these coding regions:
- the nuoH gene encoding NADH-quinone oxidoreductase subunit NuoH produces the protein MDTGIRLALTLSQIGVVMVAVLLTVAALTLLERKVLGWMQDRMGPMEVGPYGILQPVADGLKLFFKEDIIPAGANKFMFSMAPVLSLVPALIGFAVIPFGPDWTIDVGGVNFKPFVITDINIGVLYILAFASIGAYGIILGGWSSNSKYSLLGGLRSAAQLISYELNVGLSIVGVLLLSSSLSLVAITNAQAGGFWNWYFFGGGGFPQAVAFVVFIISAVAETNRTPFDLPEAESELVAGFFTEYSGMRFAFFFLAEYGNMILVSCVATVLFFGGWHPPYPGTLMEYIGVGHLLWIEGIMWFVLKVAFFLFLFFWLRATLPRLRYDQLMRFGWKVLLPIALANIVVTSIIAFLFPGS